In bacterium, the DNA window CGTCAACCATAAGGTACTATACAGAAATTGGCTTAGTAGAACCAGCTGGTACCACGCCTGGAGGTCAAAAACTTTACGATAAAGAAGATACTTTGAGTAGGATTCGGATGATTAAGAACATCGAAAGGAAACGCCTGCCTTTACAGAAGATTAAGAAAATAATCGAAAATCACAGAGCAAAAAAGTTGTAATATAAGGCATAGATTAATCGGAGCGAGGAGGAAAATGTGAACCTTGATTTAAAAAAGATAAGACCAATTGTTAAAAATGCGCTCCGGGAGGATATCGGGAGAGGGGATATTACCACTGGTTTACTTGTGCCGGAAACAAAGAGAATAAAAGCAAAGATAGTAGCCAGGGAGTCGGGGGTGGTTGCCGGGATAGGAGTGGCAGAAGAGGTGTTCAAAACTGTGGAAAGCTTAATTATTAGAAAAGGCAAGGAAGGAAGAGAAATCAAGTTCAAAAAGAGAGTGGAAGATGGAGACCAAGTAAAGAAAGGAGAGACCCTGGCAGAAGTTCGGGGAAGCGCTCAGGTGGTACTGACAGGGGAAAGAACAGCGCTAAACTTTTTGCAGCACCTTTCGGGGATTGCCACACTAACCCGAAAATATGTGGAGGCTATGAAATCTACCGGGCTTCAGGGAAAGACAGGAGTTTATGATACAAGGAAAACACTCCCGGGCCTAAGGTATCTGGAGAAGTATGCAGTGAGTTGCGGCGGTGGATATAATCATCGGATGGGCCTTTATG includes these proteins:
- a CDS encoding MerR family transcriptional regulator; amino-acid sequence: MARKKLHSQDLLKIGEIAKLAGVLPSTIRYYTEIGLVEPAGTTPGGQKLYDKEDTLSRIRMIKNIERKRLPLQKIKKIIENHRAKKL
- the nadC gene encoding carboxylating nicotinate-nucleotide diphosphorylase; its protein translation is MNLDLKKIRPIVKNALREDIGRGDITTGLLVPETKRIKAKIVARESGVVAGIGVAEEVFKTVESLIIRKGKEGREIKFKKRVEDGDQVKKGETLAEVRGSAQVVLTGERTALNFLQHLSGIATLTRKYVEAMKSTGLQGKTGVYDTRKTLPGLRYLEKYAVSCGGGYNHRMGLYDMVLVKDNHWRIAGVRTGERVPGGWNLEEIRKKIPKGMKVEVEVDSLRQLKRVLDMDVDIIMLDNMKLPILKKAVRMVKMARDRKGTKSPAIEVSGKINLKSIKQIAHLGVDRISVGEITHSARALDISLEIVGITT